One Nicotiana tomentosiformis chromosome 4, ASM39032v3, whole genome shotgun sequence genomic window carries:
- the LOC138909834 gene encoding uncharacterized protein, giving the protein MDSRVIPMRGSFKYLGSIIQGDREIDEYVTHHIGVGWIKWRLAFGVLCDKKVPPKLKGKFYRMVVRPTMLYGAEYWPVKIAHVQKMKVAEMRMLRWMCGHTRLNRIRNAIIRDKVSVSPIEDKMREARLRWFGHVRRKSTNAPVRSCE; this is encoded by the coding sequence ATGGACTCGCGGGTCATCCCTATgagaggaagttttaagtaccttgggtctattattcagggggatagGGAGATTGATGAATATGTCACACATCATATTGGGGTGGGATGGataaaatggagactcgcttttggtgttttgtgtgacaagaaagtgccaccgaaacttaaaggtaagttctacagaatGGTGGTCAGACcgacgatgttgtatggggctgagtattggccagtcaagattgctcatgtccagaagatgaaggtagcagagatgaggatgttgagatggatgtgtgggcataccaggtTAAATAGGATTAGAAATGCGATTATTCGCGACAAGGTTAGTGTgtcccctattgaggacaagatgcgggaagcgcggcttaggtggtttggtcatgtgagaagGAAGAGCACAAATGCCCCGGTGAGGAGCTGTGAGtag
- the LOC104096968 gene encoding agamous-like MADS-box protein AGL62, with protein MEKKNEEGEIKKKSKGRQKIRIEKIANRNSLQVTFSKRRAGLFKKASELSALCGAEVAVIVESPAGKVYSFGNPCVDSVINRYETGGHEDRFSAALRLQIEEESKKKYFEAMGNLDKEKAVTVGGTNNWWEDLSLDNLGLQELEESMASMEVLKKNLLKRADDLANSSDDLLIPNLHQFGAPPLHYYNYNLGGRSSN; from the coding sequence ATGGAGAAGAAGAATGAGGAGGGGGAAATCAAGAAAAAGAGCAAAGGACGGCAAAAGATACGAATAGAGAAAATAGCAAACAGAAACAGTTTACAAGTGACGTTCTCGAAGCGGCGGGCGGGGCTGTTCAAGAAAGCGAGCGAACTGAGCGCATTGTGCGGCGCTGAAGTTGCTGTTATTGTTGAATCTCCTGCTGGTAAAGTCTATTCATTTGGAAACCCTTGTGTGGACTCTGTTATCAATCGCTACGAAACAGGAGGGCATGAAGACAGGTTTAGTGCCGCTCTTAGGCTTCAAATTGAAGAAGAAAGTAAGAAGAAGTATTTTGAAGCAATGGGAAATTTGGACAAGGAGAAAGCTGTGACTGTGGGTGGGACTAATAATTGGTGGGAAGATTTGTCTTTGGACAATTTAGGGTTGCAAGAACTCGAAGAATCTATGGCTTCCATGGAAGTATTGAAGAAGAATTTATTGAAAAGAGCTGATGATTTGGCCAATTCTTCTGATGATCTTTTGATCCCGAATTTGCACCAATTTGGAGCGCCTCCTCTTCactattataattataatttggGAGGACGTTCTTCAAATTAA